A single region of the Oncorhynchus kisutch isolate 150728-3 linkage group LG30, Okis_V2, whole genome shotgun sequence genome encodes:
- the LOC109874693 gene encoding ATP-dependent 6-phosphofructokinase, platelet type-like isoform X1 — translation MAKQQDTRKLFEDLSGAGKSIGVLTSGGDAQGMNAAVRAVVRMGIYVGAKVYFIHEGYQGMVDGGDNIEEASWESVSSMLQVGGTVIGSARCKEFRSHEGRLKAAHQLVLRGITNLCVIGGDGSLTGANLFREEWSGLLEELVRQGLIDEEAAQNNSELHIVGMVGSIDNDFCGTDMTIGTDSALHRIIEVVDAIMTTAQSHQRTFVLEVMGRHCGYLALVSALACGADWVLIPEMPPEDGWEEHMCQKLSENRADKKRLNIIIVAEGAIDCHNKPITTNHIKELVVSCLGFDTRVTILGHVQRGGTPSAFDRILASRMGVEAVLALLEASDSTPACVVSLCGNQAVRLPLMECVQMTQDVQKSMDEKNFEEAVRLRGRSFENNLNTYKLLSYHKADSELPNSSFNVAVLNVGAPAAGMNAAVRSAVRVGIKEGHKMFAVNDGFEGFYKGQIKEITWGDVAGWTGQGGSILGTKRTLPAKHLDKIAEQIRIHNINALLVIGGFEAFECLLQLYEARTSHEDFCIPMCVLPATISNNVPGTDLSIGADTSLNAIVETCDRIKQSASGTKRRVFIIETMGGYCGYLASVGGLAAGADTVYIYEEPFDIRDLQSNVEHLTEKMKTGIQRGLVLRNENSNENFTTDFIYQLYSEEGKGVFDCRKNVLGHMQQGGAPSPFDRNFGTKIAAKAIQWISRKLKESYKNGKVFANTEDTACLLGMRRRTMAFQPVVQLKDETDFAHRIPKEQWWLKLRPLMKILAKYKTSYDVSDSGQLEPVTRVRPKKAD, via the exons GTATGAATGCTGCGGTCCGGGCTGTTGTCCGCATGGGTATTTATGTGGGAGCTAAAGTCTACTTCATCCATGAG GGTTACCAGGGTATGGTAGACGGTGGAGATAACATTGAAGAGGCATCATGGGAAAGTGTCTCCAGCATGTTACAAGTG GGTGGCACAGTCATTGGCAGTGCCCGCTGCAAGGAGTTCCGCAGCCACGAGGGGCGTCTAAAGGCTGCCCACCAACTGGTTCTGCGTGGCATCACCAACCTGTGTGTGATCGGAGGGGACGGTAGCCTCACGGGGGCCAACCTCTTCAGAGAGGAGTGGAGCGGACTACTGGAAGAACTTGTTCGACAGG GTCTGATTGATGAGGAGGCTGCTCAGAACAACTCAGAGCTGCACATCGTGGGAATGGTGGGCTCCATCGACAACGACTTCTGTGGCACTGACATGACCATCGGGACAGACTCTGCCCTGCACAGAATCATAGAGGTGGTAGACGCCATCATGACTACTGCACAGAG cCACCAGAGGACGTTTGTGCTAGAGGTCATGGGAAGGCATTGTGG gTACCTGGCTCTAGTCAGTGCTCTGGCCTGTGGGGCCGACTGGGTCCTGATCCCTGAGATGCCCCCTGAGGATGGTTGGGAGGAACATATGTGTCAAAAACTATCtgag AACCGTGCAGATAAGAAACGGCTCAATATCATTATTGTAGCTGAGGGGGCGATAGATTGCCACAACAAGCCTATCACTACAAACCATATTAAGGAA CTGGTTGTTAGCTGTCTGGGGTTTGACACCCGAGTCACCATCCTGGGTCACGTCCAGAGAGGAGGAACCCCCTCTGCCTTCGACAGGATCCTA GCCAGTCGTATGGGAGTGGAGGCGGTCCTGGCCCTGCTAGAGGCGTCAGACAGTACCCCGGCCTGTGTGGTGTCTCTGTGTGGGAACCAGGCTGTCCGTCTGCCCCTCATGGAGTGTGTTCAGATG ACACAAGATGTCCAGAAATCCATGGACGAGAAGAATTTTGAGGAAGCCGTGAGACTGCGTGGGAG GAGTTTCGAAAACAACCTGAACACCTACAAACTCCTCTCTTACCACAAAGCAGACTCTGAACTCCCAAAT AGCTCCTTCAACGTGGCTGTGCTGAACGTGGGCGCCCCCGCGGCGGGCATGAACGCAGCTGTCCGCTCGGCCGTCAGGGTGGGCATCAAAGAGGGGCACAAGATGTTTGCCGTTAATGACGGCTTCGAGGGATTCTACAAGGGACAG ATAAAGGAGATTACATGGGGAGATGTAGCAGGTTGGACCGGCCAAGGGGGGTCCATACTGGGAACAAAGAG AACCCTTCCAGCGAAGCATCTTGATAAGATTGCTGAACAAATCAGGATACATAACATCAATGCTTTGCTTGTTATCGGTGGATTCGAG GCGTTTGAGTGTCTGCTGCAGCTCTATGAGGCCCGGACCAGCCATGAGGACTTTTGCATCCCGATGTGTGTGCTGCCTGCCACCATTAGTAACAATGTGCCCGGTACTGATCTGAGTATCGGGGCAGACACTTCCCTCAATGCCATTGTGGAG acatgTGACCGCATCAAGCAGTCTGCCAGTGGGACCAAGCGGCGTGTGTTCATCATTGAGACCATGGGGGGGTACTGTGGGTACCTGGCCAGTGTCGGGGGGCTGGCTGCGGGGGCTGACACTGTCTACATCTATGAGGAACCCTTCGACATCAGAGACCTCCAG TCCAACGTCGAGCACTTGACAGAGAAGATGAAGACGGGGATCCAGAGAGGCTTGGTGCTGAG GAATGAGAACTCCAACGAGAACTTCACCACAGATTTCATCTACCAGCTGTACTctgaggaggggaaaggggtgtTTGACTGCAGGAAGAACGTGCTTGGACATATGCAGCAG GGAGGGGCTCCTTCTCCATTTGACAGGAACTTTGGAACGAAGATTGCAGCAAAAGCAATTCAGTGGATTTCAAGAAAGCTAAAGGAGTCCTACAAAAACG GGAAAGTGTTCGCTAACACAGAGGACACGGCCTGTTTGCTGGGGATGCGTCGCAGAACCATGGCCTTCCAACCAGTAGTGCAGCTGAAAGATGAGACAGACTTTGC ccaCAGGATCCCTAAGGAACAGTGGTGGTTGAAGCTTCGCCCCCTGATGAAGATCCTAGCTAAGTACAAGACCAGCTACGATGTGTCTGACTCTGGCCAGCTGGAGCCAGTGACCCGGGTCAGGCCCAAGAAGGCAGACTGA
- the LOC109874957 gene encoding presequence protease, mitochondrial-like isoform X1: MYNVMQQLMQASNGLSLGKFSFQGHNPSWRFRSTPATERALQYQAGQKIHGFTVKEVVDVPDLFLTAVKLTHDNTGAQYLHAARDDKNNLFSVQLRTTPMDNTGVPHILEHTVLCGSEKYPCRDPFFKMLNRSLSTFMNAFTASDFTMYPFSTQNGKDFQNLLSVYLDAVFFPCLGELDFRQEGWRLENENPTDPSSPLVFKGVVFNEMKGAFSDNEQVYAQHLQNKLYPDHTYGVVSGGEPLAIPDLSWEQLKHFHATHYHPSNARFFTYGDLPLEQHLKQIHEEALSKFERTEPDTAVPNQVHWDRPREDHVTCSPDVMAPDAAKQNTLCMSYLLGDITDTFEGFTLSLMSSLMISGPNAPFYKALIEPKIGTDFSSVVGYDGSTKEASFSIGLQGMAEEDTEKVKQIIIQTFDEIIANGFEEERIEALLHKIEIQMKHQSTSFGLSLASYIASCWNHDGDPVHLLKICDSVTQFRQALKDNPRFLQEKVVHYFKDNTHRLTLSMSPDEAYLEKQVKAEEEKLQKKIQALSESDKKDIYEKGLELLSIQSQTQDASCLPALNVSDIEPTIAVTHVEMGTAGGVPVQYCEQPTNGMVYFRAMCSLNSLPEDLKLYVPLFCSVITKMGCGGLDYRQQDQQMELKTGGMSISTSVNPDYSNMDMYEQGVLLSSSCLERNLPDMFHLWSDIFNSPHFDDEERLRVLVMMSAQELANGISNSGHMYAMTRAARNLTPTGELQETFGGMEQVKFMKRVAEMPDLTQVLRTLPRIKRHILNPLNMRCAVNATPQKMSNAAGQLDNLMCNVSSNKKDRKPVHSNITERPLDPLAPPGSGPSRKLVAEPNFKPCQMKTFFTMPFPINFVSECIRTVPFTHEDCASLNILARMMTSKYLHGEIREKGGAYGGGARMGGGLFTFYSYRDPNTVQTLSAFRKGVDWAISGQFTQQDINEAKLSVFSAVDSPVAPSDKGMGRFLSGITDELKQAHRERLFAVTDKNIVDVAGRYLGIGQRTCGVAILGPENDIIKKDPSWVVK, translated from the exons GTGGTTGATGTTCCTGACCTGTTCCTTACTGCTGTCAAACTGACCCATGACAACACAGGCGCCCAGTATCTACACGCAGCTAGAGATGACAAAAACAATCTCTTTAG TGTTCAGCTCAGGACGACCCCGATGGACAACACAGGGGTCCCACACATCCTGGAACACACAGTGTTGTGTGGCTCAGAGAAGTACCCCTGCAGAGACCCCTTCTTCAAGATGCTCAACAGATCACTCTCCACCTTCATGAATGCATtcacag CCAGTGATTTCACCATGTATCCATTCTCCACACAAAACGGGAAAGACTTCCAGAATCTCCTCTCCGTGTATCTGGATGCAGTGTTTTTCCCTTGTCTGGGGGAACTAGATTTTCG GCAGGAGGGATGGAGACTGGAGAATGAAAACCCTACAGATCCTAGTTCCCCTTTGGTCTTCAAAGGAGTTGTCTTCAATGAAATGAAGGGTGCTTTT TCAGACAATGAGCAAGTGTATGCCCAGCACCTCCAGAACAAGCTGTATCCTGACCACACATATGGTGTGGTGTCTGGAGGGGAACCTCTGGCCATCCCTGACCTCTCCTGGGAGCAACTCAAGCACTTCCATGCCACACACTACCACCCCAGCAACGCAAG GTTCTTTACCTACGGGGACCTGCCCTTAGAGCAGCACCTGAAACAGATCCATGAGGAGGCTCTGTCCAAGTTTGAACGCACTGAGCCTGACACTGCTGTCCCTAACCAAGTCCACTGGGACAGGCCT AGAGAGGACCATGTGACCTGCAGTCCCGATGTTATGGCGCCTGATGCAGCCAAACAGAACACACTGTGTATGAGCTACCTGCTTGGAGA TATCACAGATACATTTGAGGGCTTCACCCTgagtctgatgtcctctctgatGATTTCTGGACCTAACGCTCCCTTCTACAAGGCCCTTATAGAACCCAAGATAGGAACAGACTTTTCTTCTGTCGTAGG ATATGATGGGAGCACCAAAGAGGCATCGTTCAGTATTGGCTTACAAGGAATGGCTGAAGAAGATACCGAGAAAGTCAAGCAAATCATCATCCAAACCTTTGATGAGATCATTGC TAATGGAtttgaggaggagaggatagaggccCTGCTTCATAAGATTGAGATCCAGATGAAACATCAGTCTACCAGCTTCGGCCTGTCTCTGGCCTCG TACATAGCTTCCTGTTGGAACCATGATGGAGACCCGGTTCACCTGCTGAAGATCTGTGACAGTGTGACCCAGTTCAGACAGGCCTTGAAGGACAACCCTCGCTTCCTCCAGGAGAAAGTCGTGCACTACTTCAAG GATAATACTCACAGACTGACTCTGTCTATGAGTCCTGATGAGGCGTACCTGGAGAAACAGGTCAAAGCAGAGGAGGAGAAACTCCAGAAGAAGATACAGGCTCTGTCTGAGAGTGACAAGAAAGACATCTATGAGAAAG GTCTTGAGCTGCTATCGATTCAGAGCCAGACCCAGGATGCTTCATGTCTCCCTGCCCTGAACGTATCTGATATTGAGCCAACGATAGCAGTCACACATGTGGAGATGGGCACTGCAG GAGGAGTgccagtacagtactgtgagcAGCCCACCAATGGCATGGTCTACTTCAGAGCTATGTGTAGTCTCAACAGCCTCCCTGAGGACCTCAAACTATACGTGCCCCTCTTCTGCAGTGTCATCACCAA GATGGGCTGTGGAGGGCTGGACTACAGGCAGCAGGACCAGCAGATGGAGCTGAAAACAGGAGGCATGTCCATCTCCACATCAGTCAACCCTGACTACTCTAACATGGATATGTATGAACAG GGAGTCCTCCTTTCATCTTCCTGCCTGGAGAGGAATCTTCCTGATATGTTTCACCTGTGGAGTGACATATTCAACAG CCCGCACTTTGATGACGAGGAGCGTCTGCGTGTTCTGGTCATGATGTCGGCTCAGGAACTGGCCAATGGGATATCTAATTCTGGTCACATGTATGCCATGACACGGGCAGCTCGCAACCTTACCCCAACAGGAGAACTACAGGAGACCTTCGGAGGGATGGAGCAG GTCAAGTTTATGAAGAGGGTCGCAGAGATGCCAGACCTCACCCAAGTTCTACGGACACTTCCTAGAATCAAGAGACACATTCTCAACCCACTGAACATGAG ATGTGCGGTTAACGCAACACCACAGAAGATGTCTAATGCCGCTGGACAGTTGGATAACTTAATGTGTAACGTTTCTTCCAATAAGAAGGATCGCAAACCAGTCCATTCCAATATCACTGAG AGACCTCTTGACCCACTGGCACCCCCTGGATCTGGCCCAAGCAGAAAACTTGTCGCT GAGCCCAACTTCAAGCCCTGCCAGATGAAGACATTTTTCACAATGCCCTTCCCAATCAACTTTGTCAGCGAGTGTATCCGCACCGTCCCCTTCACCCATGAGGACTGTGCCAG cctgaATATCCTGGCCCGGATGATGACGTCTAAGTACCTGCATGGAGAGATCAGAGAAAAGGGTGGGGCCTACGGTGGAGGGGCCAGGATGGGAGGAGGACTATTCACCTTCTATTCATACAG AGACCCCAACACGGTGCAGACTCTGTCAGCGTTCCGTAAGGGTGTGGACTGGGCCATATCAGGACAGTTTACCCAGCAGGACATCAATGAGGCCAAGCTGTCCGTGTTCTCAGCCGTGGACTCCCCCGTCGCCCCCTCCGATAAAG GTATGGGCCGCTTCCTGAGTGGAATCACAGACGAGCTGAAACaggcccacagagagagactcttTGCTGTCACAGACAAGAACATTGTCGATGTTGCTGGCAG GTACCTTGGCATTGGACAAAGGACATGTGGAGTTGCTATTCTGGGCCCTGAGAATGACATCATCAAGAAAGACCCCTCGTGGGTGGTAAAATAA
- the LOC109874693 gene encoding ATP-dependent 6-phosphofructokinase, platelet type-like isoform X2 codes for MAKQQDTRKLFEDLSGAGKSIGVLTSGGDAQGMNAAVRAVVRMGIYVGAKVYFIHEGYQGMVDGGDNIEEASWESVSSMLQVGGTVIGSARCKEFRSHEGRLKAAHQLVLRGITNLCVIGGDGSLTGANLFREEWSGLLEELVRQGLIDEEAAQNNSELHIVGMVGSIDNDFCGTDMTIGTDSALHRIIEVVDAIMTTAQSHQRTFVLEVMGRHCGYLALVSALACGADWVLIPEMPPEDGWEEHMCQKLSESRSRGSRLNIIIVAEGAIDRQGKAITVDNVKDLVVSCLGFDTRVTILGHVQRGGTPSAFDRILASRMGVEAVLALLEASDSTPACVVSLCGNQAVRLPLMECVQMTQDVQKSMDEKNFEEAVRLRGRSFENNLNTYKLLSYHKADSELPNSSFNVAVLNVGAPAAGMNAAVRSAVRVGIKEGHKMFAVNDGFEGFYKGQIKEITWGDVAGWTGQGGSILGTKRTLPAKHLDKIAEQIRIHNINALLVIGGFEAFECLLQLYEARTSHEDFCIPMCVLPATISNNVPGTDLSIGADTSLNAIVETCDRIKQSASGTKRRVFIIETMGGYCGYLASVGGLAAGADTVYIYEEPFDIRDLQSNVEHLTEKMKTGIQRGLVLRNENSNENFTTDFIYQLYSEEGKGVFDCRKNVLGHMQQGGAPSPFDRNFGTKIAAKAIQWISRKLKESYKNGKVFANTEDTACLLGMRRRTMAFQPVVQLKDETDFAHRIPKEQWWLKLRPLMKILAKYKTSYDVSDSGQLEPVTRVRPKKAD; via the exons GTATGAATGCTGCGGTCCGGGCTGTTGTCCGCATGGGTATTTATGTGGGAGCTAAAGTCTACTTCATCCATGAG GGTTACCAGGGTATGGTAGACGGTGGAGATAACATTGAAGAGGCATCATGGGAAAGTGTCTCCAGCATGTTACAAGTG GGTGGCACAGTCATTGGCAGTGCCCGCTGCAAGGAGTTCCGCAGCCACGAGGGGCGTCTAAAGGCTGCCCACCAACTGGTTCTGCGTGGCATCACCAACCTGTGTGTGATCGGAGGGGACGGTAGCCTCACGGGGGCCAACCTCTTCAGAGAGGAGTGGAGCGGACTACTGGAAGAACTTGTTCGACAGG GTCTGATTGATGAGGAGGCTGCTCAGAACAACTCAGAGCTGCACATCGTGGGAATGGTGGGCTCCATCGACAACGACTTCTGTGGCACTGACATGACCATCGGGACAGACTCTGCCCTGCACAGAATCATAGAGGTGGTAGACGCCATCATGACTACTGCACAGAG cCACCAGAGGACGTTTGTGCTAGAGGTCATGGGAAGGCATTGTGG gTACCTGGCTCTAGTCAGTGCTCTGGCCTGTGGGGCCGACTGGGTCCTGATCCCTGAGATGCCCCCTGAGGATGGTTGGGAGGAACATATGTGTCAAAAACTATCtgag AGCCGATCCAGGGGTTCAAGGCTGAATATAATCATAGTTGCTGAAGGAGCCATTGACAGACAAGGAAAGGCTATTACTGTTGATAATGTCAAGGAT CTGGTTGTTAGCTGTCTGGGGTTTGACACCCGAGTCACCATCCTGGGTCACGTCCAGAGAGGAGGAACCCCCTCTGCCTTCGACAGGATCCTA GCCAGTCGTATGGGAGTGGAGGCGGTCCTGGCCCTGCTAGAGGCGTCAGACAGTACCCCGGCCTGTGTGGTGTCTCTGTGTGGGAACCAGGCTGTCCGTCTGCCCCTCATGGAGTGTGTTCAGATG ACACAAGATGTCCAGAAATCCATGGACGAGAAGAATTTTGAGGAAGCCGTGAGACTGCGTGGGAG GAGTTTCGAAAACAACCTGAACACCTACAAACTCCTCTCTTACCACAAAGCAGACTCTGAACTCCCAAAT AGCTCCTTCAACGTGGCTGTGCTGAACGTGGGCGCCCCCGCGGCGGGCATGAACGCAGCTGTCCGCTCGGCCGTCAGGGTGGGCATCAAAGAGGGGCACAAGATGTTTGCCGTTAATGACGGCTTCGAGGGATTCTACAAGGGACAG ATAAAGGAGATTACATGGGGAGATGTAGCAGGTTGGACCGGCCAAGGGGGGTCCATACTGGGAACAAAGAG AACCCTTCCAGCGAAGCATCTTGATAAGATTGCTGAACAAATCAGGATACATAACATCAATGCTTTGCTTGTTATCGGTGGATTCGAG GCGTTTGAGTGTCTGCTGCAGCTCTATGAGGCCCGGACCAGCCATGAGGACTTTTGCATCCCGATGTGTGTGCTGCCTGCCACCATTAGTAACAATGTGCCCGGTACTGATCTGAGTATCGGGGCAGACACTTCCCTCAATGCCATTGTGGAG acatgTGACCGCATCAAGCAGTCTGCCAGTGGGACCAAGCGGCGTGTGTTCATCATTGAGACCATGGGGGGGTACTGTGGGTACCTGGCCAGTGTCGGGGGGCTGGCTGCGGGGGCTGACACTGTCTACATCTATGAGGAACCCTTCGACATCAGAGACCTCCAG TCCAACGTCGAGCACTTGACAGAGAAGATGAAGACGGGGATCCAGAGAGGCTTGGTGCTGAG GAATGAGAACTCCAACGAGAACTTCACCACAGATTTCATCTACCAGCTGTACTctgaggaggggaaaggggtgtTTGACTGCAGGAAGAACGTGCTTGGACATATGCAGCAG GGAGGGGCTCCTTCTCCATTTGACAGGAACTTTGGAACGAAGATTGCAGCAAAAGCAATTCAGTGGATTTCAAGAAAGCTAAAGGAGTCCTACAAAAACG GGAAAGTGTTCGCTAACACAGAGGACACGGCCTGTTTGCTGGGGATGCGTCGCAGAACCATGGCCTTCCAACCAGTAGTGCAGCTGAAAGATGAGACAGACTTTGC ccaCAGGATCCCTAAGGAACAGTGGTGGTTGAAGCTTCGCCCCCTGATGAAGATCCTAGCTAAGTACAAGACCAGCTACGATGTGTCTGACTCTGGCCAGCTGGAGCCAGTGACCCGGGTCAGGCCCAAGAAGGCAGACTGA
- the LOC109874957 gene encoding presequence protease, mitochondrial-like isoform X2 yields MFRQSKTVLQKLRSLSFQGHNPSWRFRSTPATERALQYQAGQKIHGFTVKEVVDVPDLFLTAVKLTHDNTGAQYLHAARDDKNNLFSVQLRTTPMDNTGVPHILEHTVLCGSEKYPCRDPFFKMLNRSLSTFMNAFTASDFTMYPFSTQNGKDFQNLLSVYLDAVFFPCLGELDFRQEGWRLENENPTDPSSPLVFKGVVFNEMKGAFSDNEQVYAQHLQNKLYPDHTYGVVSGGEPLAIPDLSWEQLKHFHATHYHPSNARFFTYGDLPLEQHLKQIHEEALSKFERTEPDTAVPNQVHWDRPREDHVTCSPDVMAPDAAKQNTLCMSYLLGDITDTFEGFTLSLMSSLMISGPNAPFYKALIEPKIGTDFSSVVGYDGSTKEASFSIGLQGMAEEDTEKVKQIIIQTFDEIIANGFEEERIEALLHKIEIQMKHQSTSFGLSLASYIASCWNHDGDPVHLLKICDSVTQFRQALKDNPRFLQEKVVHYFKDNTHRLTLSMSPDEAYLEKQVKAEEEKLQKKIQALSESDKKDIYEKGLELLSIQSQTQDASCLPALNVSDIEPTIAVTHVEMGTAGGVPVQYCEQPTNGMVYFRAMCSLNSLPEDLKLYVPLFCSVITKMGCGGLDYRQQDQQMELKTGGMSISTSVNPDYSNMDMYEQGVLLSSSCLERNLPDMFHLWSDIFNSPHFDDEERLRVLVMMSAQELANGISNSGHMYAMTRAARNLTPTGELQETFGGMEQVKFMKRVAEMPDLTQVLRTLPRIKRHILNPLNMRCAVNATPQKMSNAAGQLDNLMCNVSSNKKDRKPVHSNITERPLDPLAPPGSGPSRKLVAEPNFKPCQMKTFFTMPFPINFVSECIRTVPFTHEDCASLNILARMMTSKYLHGEIREKGGAYGGGARMGGGLFTFYSYRDPNTVQTLSAFRKGVDWAISGQFTQQDINEAKLSVFSAVDSPVAPSDKGMGRFLSGITDELKQAHRERLFAVTDKNIVDVAGRYLGIGQRTCGVAILGPENDIIKKDPSWVVK; encoded by the exons GTGGTTGATGTTCCTGACCTGTTCCTTACTGCTGTCAAACTGACCCATGACAACACAGGCGCCCAGTATCTACACGCAGCTAGAGATGACAAAAACAATCTCTTTAG TGTTCAGCTCAGGACGACCCCGATGGACAACACAGGGGTCCCACACATCCTGGAACACACAGTGTTGTGTGGCTCAGAGAAGTACCCCTGCAGAGACCCCTTCTTCAAGATGCTCAACAGATCACTCTCCACCTTCATGAATGCATtcacag CCAGTGATTTCACCATGTATCCATTCTCCACACAAAACGGGAAAGACTTCCAGAATCTCCTCTCCGTGTATCTGGATGCAGTGTTTTTCCCTTGTCTGGGGGAACTAGATTTTCG GCAGGAGGGATGGAGACTGGAGAATGAAAACCCTACAGATCCTAGTTCCCCTTTGGTCTTCAAAGGAGTTGTCTTCAATGAAATGAAGGGTGCTTTT TCAGACAATGAGCAAGTGTATGCCCAGCACCTCCAGAACAAGCTGTATCCTGACCACACATATGGTGTGGTGTCTGGAGGGGAACCTCTGGCCATCCCTGACCTCTCCTGGGAGCAACTCAAGCACTTCCATGCCACACACTACCACCCCAGCAACGCAAG GTTCTTTACCTACGGGGACCTGCCCTTAGAGCAGCACCTGAAACAGATCCATGAGGAGGCTCTGTCCAAGTTTGAACGCACTGAGCCTGACACTGCTGTCCCTAACCAAGTCCACTGGGACAGGCCT AGAGAGGACCATGTGACCTGCAGTCCCGATGTTATGGCGCCTGATGCAGCCAAACAGAACACACTGTGTATGAGCTACCTGCTTGGAGA TATCACAGATACATTTGAGGGCTTCACCCTgagtctgatgtcctctctgatGATTTCTGGACCTAACGCTCCCTTCTACAAGGCCCTTATAGAACCCAAGATAGGAACAGACTTTTCTTCTGTCGTAGG ATATGATGGGAGCACCAAAGAGGCATCGTTCAGTATTGGCTTACAAGGAATGGCTGAAGAAGATACCGAGAAAGTCAAGCAAATCATCATCCAAACCTTTGATGAGATCATTGC TAATGGAtttgaggaggagaggatagaggccCTGCTTCATAAGATTGAGATCCAGATGAAACATCAGTCTACCAGCTTCGGCCTGTCTCTGGCCTCG TACATAGCTTCCTGTTGGAACCATGATGGAGACCCGGTTCACCTGCTGAAGATCTGTGACAGTGTGACCCAGTTCAGACAGGCCTTGAAGGACAACCCTCGCTTCCTCCAGGAGAAAGTCGTGCACTACTTCAAG GATAATACTCACAGACTGACTCTGTCTATGAGTCCTGATGAGGCGTACCTGGAGAAACAGGTCAAAGCAGAGGAGGAGAAACTCCAGAAGAAGATACAGGCTCTGTCTGAGAGTGACAAGAAAGACATCTATGAGAAAG GTCTTGAGCTGCTATCGATTCAGAGCCAGACCCAGGATGCTTCATGTCTCCCTGCCCTGAACGTATCTGATATTGAGCCAACGATAGCAGTCACACATGTGGAGATGGGCACTGCAG GAGGAGTgccagtacagtactgtgagcAGCCCACCAATGGCATGGTCTACTTCAGAGCTATGTGTAGTCTCAACAGCCTCCCTGAGGACCTCAAACTATACGTGCCCCTCTTCTGCAGTGTCATCACCAA GATGGGCTGTGGAGGGCTGGACTACAGGCAGCAGGACCAGCAGATGGAGCTGAAAACAGGAGGCATGTCCATCTCCACATCAGTCAACCCTGACTACTCTAACATGGATATGTATGAACAG GGAGTCCTCCTTTCATCTTCCTGCCTGGAGAGGAATCTTCCTGATATGTTTCACCTGTGGAGTGACATATTCAACAG CCCGCACTTTGATGACGAGGAGCGTCTGCGTGTTCTGGTCATGATGTCGGCTCAGGAACTGGCCAATGGGATATCTAATTCTGGTCACATGTATGCCATGACACGGGCAGCTCGCAACCTTACCCCAACAGGAGAACTACAGGAGACCTTCGGAGGGATGGAGCAG GTCAAGTTTATGAAGAGGGTCGCAGAGATGCCAGACCTCACCCAAGTTCTACGGACACTTCCTAGAATCAAGAGACACATTCTCAACCCACTGAACATGAG ATGTGCGGTTAACGCAACACCACAGAAGATGTCTAATGCCGCTGGACAGTTGGATAACTTAATGTGTAACGTTTCTTCCAATAAGAAGGATCGCAAACCAGTCCATTCCAATATCACTGAG AGACCTCTTGACCCACTGGCACCCCCTGGATCTGGCCCAAGCAGAAAACTTGTCGCT GAGCCCAACTTCAAGCCCTGCCAGATGAAGACATTTTTCACAATGCCCTTCCCAATCAACTTTGTCAGCGAGTGTATCCGCACCGTCCCCTTCACCCATGAGGACTGTGCCAG cctgaATATCCTGGCCCGGATGATGACGTCTAAGTACCTGCATGGAGAGATCAGAGAAAAGGGTGGGGCCTACGGTGGAGGGGCCAGGATGGGAGGAGGACTATTCACCTTCTATTCATACAG AGACCCCAACACGGTGCAGACTCTGTCAGCGTTCCGTAAGGGTGTGGACTGGGCCATATCAGGACAGTTTACCCAGCAGGACATCAATGAGGCCAAGCTGTCCGTGTTCTCAGCCGTGGACTCCCCCGTCGCCCCCTCCGATAAAG GTATGGGCCGCTTCCTGAGTGGAATCACAGACGAGCTGAAACaggcccacagagagagactcttTGCTGTCACAGACAAGAACATTGTCGATGTTGCTGGCAG GTACCTTGGCATTGGACAAAGGACATGTGGAGTTGCTATTCTGGGCCCTGAGAATGACATCATCAAGAAAGACCCCTCGTGGGTGGTAAAATAA